A genomic region of Salinibacter pepae contains the following coding sequences:
- a CDS encoding class II D-tagatose-bisphosphate aldolase non-catalytic subunit, with protein MAVTGKSTSRNAHPLVRALQDENTPVVKALVQALADHFEGQTCLLAICPNSRAVTKAALLAAQEANAPLLFTSTLNQVDRDRGYTGWTHDDLIAFIDRKADRLDLDVPILPCLDHGGPWLKDRHVIEDYTYEEAMRAVKRSLESCIDAGYELLHIDPTVDQRQPDRAPTSIDWVVEHTLELIEHAEAYRRGQGRPPISYEVGTEEVHGGLADRDKFERFLEGLDAGLHERGLDDAWPCFVVGKVGTDLDTSYFEPDTARDLTTRTKPYGALVKGHYTDYVDNPDDYPLAGMGGANVGPEFTEEEYKALMDLVALEKKIGKTSGLKKALREAVVESGRWKKWRHADEEGRAFNELDEERQNWLIRTGSRYVWSDREVSTARARLYENLDGYRDAEGYVLWRIKQSMMKYYHAFNLIDFNSRLERVLLPAQDPA; from the coding sequence ATGGCAGTCACAGGTAAGTCGACATCGCGGAACGCCCACCCGCTCGTTCGGGCGCTACAGGACGAGAACACCCCGGTGGTAAAGGCGCTGGTTCAGGCGCTGGCGGACCATTTCGAAGGGCAAACCTGCCTTCTTGCGATCTGCCCCAACTCGCGGGCCGTGACGAAGGCCGCGCTGTTGGCCGCCCAAGAAGCCAATGCCCCGCTTCTCTTCACCTCGACGCTGAACCAGGTAGACCGCGACCGCGGGTACACCGGCTGGACGCACGATGACCTCATCGCGTTCATCGACCGGAAGGCCGATCGGCTTGATCTCGACGTCCCGATTCTCCCGTGCCTCGATCACGGCGGCCCCTGGCTGAAGGACCGCCACGTCATCGAGGACTACACGTACGAGGAGGCGATGCGCGCGGTCAAACGGTCGCTCGAATCGTGCATCGATGCCGGCTACGAACTCCTGCACATCGATCCGACCGTGGATCAACGCCAGCCGGATCGGGCGCCGACCTCCATCGACTGGGTCGTGGAGCATACGCTTGAGCTCATCGAGCACGCCGAAGCGTACCGGCGCGGACAGGGACGCCCGCCAATCAGCTACGAAGTGGGCACCGAGGAGGTGCACGGGGGGCTGGCGGACCGCGACAAGTTTGAGCGCTTTCTGGAAGGGCTCGATGCGGGACTCCACGAGCGCGGGCTCGACGACGCCTGGCCCTGCTTCGTCGTGGGCAAGGTGGGGACCGACCTCGACACGTCGTACTTCGAGCCCGACACGGCGCGGGACCTGACCACGCGAACGAAGCCGTACGGGGCCTTGGTGAAGGGACACTACACCGACTACGTTGACAACCCGGACGACTACCCGCTGGCGGGCATGGGCGGGGCGAACGTGGGGCCGGAGTTTACCGAAGAGGAGTACAAGGCCCTGATGGACCTGGTCGCGCTGGAGAAGAAGATTGGCAAGACGTCCGGCCTGAAGAAGGCGCTCCGGGAGGCCGTCGTCGAAAGCGGGCGGTGGAAAAAATGGCGTCACGCCGACGAAGAAGGCCGCGCGTTCAACGAGCTAGACGAGGAACGGCAGAACTGGCTGATTCGCACCGGGAGCCGGTACGTGTGGAGCGACCGTGAGGTCAGCACGGCGCGAGCGCGCCTCTACGAAAATCTCGATGGATACCGGGATGCTGAGGGGTATGTGCTGTGGAGGATTAAACAGTCCATGATGAAGTACTATCATGCGTTCAATCTGATCGACTTCAATAGTCGTCTCGAACGCGTTCTGCTCCCGGCACAAGACCCCGCGTGA
- a CDS encoding SIS domain-containing protein: protein MVDHPDPDRGTVHTPGEIAQQPEMWRQTARLVRDRAPALRRFLDAAGLYSEEAPSRILLTGAGTSHYVGLSVVDLLRRHFGTSCESRPTTGITPNPDLFLREGEPTLMVHFARSGNSPESRAVLEGGLECMGEAGRHLVITCNGAGTLAELARAHPDRVHLLVLPDDTNDQGLAMTSSYTSMVVASQALAHLDRMEAFVQQTDRTAEIGETVLAEHPDAVDALMAGDVRRAFFLGNNDLYGAATESALKVQELTAGQILAGAEDTLAFRHGPISAVDAHSLVVFYLSARRHTRRYELDVVRQYQDAFEELGASIAVVAPQRPEIEETDHLSVFAYDAEGAVPALQQTNVAVLIGQMAGLFAAYRRGVNVDEPSAEKALYNRTVQGVQIYDPAGAYEAGSGTHR, encoded by the coding sequence ATGGTCGACCATCCCGATCCGGATCGGGGAACGGTTCACACCCCCGGTGAAATTGCGCAGCAGCCCGAGATGTGGCGGCAGACGGCCCGTTTGGTTCGGGACCGCGCGCCGGCCCTCAGGCGGTTCCTGGACGCGGCGGGTCTCTATTCCGAGGAGGCCCCGTCCCGCATCCTCCTGACGGGGGCGGGAACGTCCCACTACGTGGGCCTCTCGGTCGTGGACCTGCTCCGCCGCCACTTTGGCACGTCCTGTGAAAGCCGGCCCACCACCGGCATTACGCCCAACCCGGATCTGTTTCTTCGGGAGGGGGAGCCGACCCTCATGGTCCACTTCGCTCGATCCGGCAACAGCCCGGAGAGCAGGGCCGTGCTTGAGGGGGGGCTGGAATGCATGGGGGAGGCGGGACGGCACCTGGTGATCACGTGCAACGGCGCGGGGACCCTCGCGGAGCTGGCTCGGGCCCACCCCGATCGTGTGCACCTGCTGGTGCTGCCCGACGACACGAACGACCAGGGGCTGGCCATGACCAGCTCCTACACGAGCATGGTGGTGGCGAGTCAGGCCCTCGCCCACCTCGACCGCATGGAGGCCTTCGTGCAGCAGACCGACCGCACGGCGGAGATTGGGGAGACGGTGCTCGCCGAGCATCCAGATGCTGTCGACGCGTTGATGGCCGGCGACGTGCGTCGCGCGTTCTTCCTGGGCAACAACGACCTGTACGGCGCGGCCACCGAGTCGGCCCTCAAGGTCCAAGAGCTCACGGCGGGGCAGATTCTCGCCGGGGCCGAGGACACCCTGGCCTTTCGGCACGGGCCCATCTCTGCGGTCGACGCGCATTCTCTGGTTGTGTTTTACCTCTCGGCCCGTCGCCATACGCGGCGGTACGAGCTAGACGTCGTCCGCCAGTATCAGGATGCCTTCGAGGAGCTTGGGGCGAGCATCGCCGTGGTCGCGCCCCAGCGGCCGGAGATCGAGGAGACGGACCACCTCTCGGTGTTTGCCTACGACGCGGAAGGGGCGGTGCCCGCGTTGCAGCAGACCAATGTCGCCGTGCTGATCGGCCAAATGGCGGGCCTGTTTGCGGCCTACCGGCGCGGGGTGAACGTGGACGAGCCGTCCGCCGAGAAGGCACTGTACAACCGGACCGTGCAGGGCGTTCAGATCTACGACCCGGCCGGGGCCTACGAGGCGGGCTCGGGGACCCATCGTTAG
- a CDS encoding tagatose 1,6-diphosphate aldolase → MQIPDPLAPGKYRRLKRLSDAADRFSMLAVDQRGSLRRMFAREHGTEPAEVAPDRLRQVKRVVTQAVAPMVSGLLTDPLYGYPASIDVLPASTGVLLSGEQTGYVAVGEDERRTRLLEAWSPRRALRSGGDAIKLLVYHHPDASEETHRHEQEIVASMGEACEEAGMPFILEVVTYPMGEAARTPAVQARRKPALVADAAKTFSDPAYKVDVLKLEFPANLRFVGAYQDAPFGAGEAVYDRKTVEQACERLDRAAGVPWVILSSGVGIDEFIETLKFANDAGASGFLCGRAVWKDIVRHAPNEREMRHFMAKVGTGRVERLLDANESARAWTDHPKYQSRAAPAGTDALSTE, encoded by the coding sequence ATGCAGATTCCGGACCCCCTTGCGCCGGGAAAGTACCGCCGCCTCAAGCGACTCAGTGATGCTGCGGACCGCTTTTCGATGCTTGCCGTCGACCAGCGCGGCTCCTTGCGCCGCATGTTTGCTCGCGAGCACGGCACCGAGCCGGCCGAGGTGGCCCCGGATCGACTGCGACAGGTGAAACGCGTGGTAACCCAGGCGGTCGCGCCCATGGTGAGTGGTCTGTTGACCGATCCGCTGTACGGGTATCCTGCGTCGATCGATGTTCTGCCGGCGTCCACGGGCGTGCTCCTTTCGGGGGAGCAAACGGGCTACGTCGCCGTCGGGGAGGACGAGCGGCGCACCCGGCTGCTGGAGGCGTGGTCCCCTCGGCGAGCCTTGCGGAGCGGGGGCGATGCGATAAAGCTGCTGGTCTATCATCATCCGGACGCGTCCGAAGAGACGCATCGACACGAGCAAGAGATTGTGGCGTCGATGGGGGAGGCCTGCGAGGAAGCCGGGATGCCCTTCATTCTTGAGGTCGTCACGTACCCGATGGGCGAGGCGGCACGGACGCCCGCCGTGCAGGCGCGCCGAAAGCCTGCACTCGTCGCGGACGCCGCCAAGACGTTTTCCGATCCAGCGTACAAGGTGGACGTTCTCAAGCTGGAGTTTCCCGCCAATCTACGGTTTGTGGGGGCCTACCAGGACGCGCCGTTTGGGGCGGGGGAGGCGGTGTACGACCGCAAGACGGTCGAACAGGCGTGCGAGCGCCTCGACCGCGCGGCGGGCGTTCCCTGGGTCATCCTCAGCTCAGGGGTGGGGATCGACGAGTTTATCGAGACCCTCAAGTTTGCGAATGACGCCGGGGCCAGCGGATTTCTCTGCGGGCGAGCCGTGTGGAAGGACATTGTGCGCCACGCCCCGAATGAACGTGAAATGCGCCACTTTATGGCGAAGGTGGGGACCGGCAGGGTCGAGCGCCTGCTCGACGCGAACGAGTCCGCACGGGCGTGGACGGACCATCCGAAGTATCAGTCCAGGGCGGCCCCGGCCGGGACGGACGCGCTCTCCACTGAATAA
- a CDS encoding carbohydrate kinase family protein — protein MQTPSLIVVGELNADLIMEGVQARPALEKERVAEGMTLTLGSSSAIVASNASAIGMDVGFVGQVGNDAFGDFVRERLKERNVECRFVQSTSEEATGLTVIYTHGDDRGMITYPGAMEALTLEDVPLDYVGQSDHLHLSSFYLQTGLQPDVGTLFRTAKAEGLTTSLDTNWDPDETWGGGILDVLDAVDVFLPNDDEARLIAGEDRLDQAMAALGNRAGAVVVTQGDDGASLYHNGRLQSFSAPQVDPVDAVGAGDSFNAGFLAQYLKGAALPECVAFGLLAGAYSTRGPGGTAAFEDVDGFRSFAASRLE, from the coding sequence GTGCAGACCCCATCCCTCATCGTCGTCGGGGAGCTCAATGCCGACCTCATTATGGAGGGGGTGCAGGCCCGTCCCGCCCTCGAGAAAGAGCGGGTTGCGGAGGGCATGACCCTGACCCTGGGCAGCTCATCGGCAATCGTGGCGTCGAACGCCAGCGCAATCGGGATGGACGTTGGGTTTGTCGGGCAGGTCGGCAACGATGCCTTCGGGGACTTCGTGCGTGAGCGGCTGAAGGAGCGGAACGTCGAGTGCCGGTTCGTACAGTCCACGTCGGAGGAGGCCACGGGCCTGACGGTCATCTACACGCACGGAGACGACCGGGGGATGATAACGTATCCCGGGGCCATGGAGGCCCTCACCCTTGAGGACGTTCCCCTAGATTATGTGGGCCAGTCCGACCACCTGCACCTCTCCTCCTTCTACCTGCAGACGGGACTTCAGCCCGACGTGGGCACGCTCTTCCGCACCGCCAAAGCCGAAGGCCTCACGACCTCCCTCGATACGAACTGGGACCCCGACGAGACGTGGGGCGGCGGTATTCTGGATGTGCTCGACGCGGTGGACGTGTTTCTCCCGAACGACGACGAAGCGCGGCTCATCGCGGGCGAAGATCGTCTCGATCAGGCCATGGCTGCGCTTGGAAACCGGGCCGGGGCTGTGGTTGTGACCCAGGGAGACGACGGGGCGTCCCTCTACCACAACGGTCGGCTCCAGTCGTTCTCGGCCCCGCAGGTCGACCCTGTCGACGCCGTGGGGGCCGGGGACAGCTTCAATGCAGGGTTCCTGGCGCAGTATCTCAAGGGGGCGGCCCTCCCTGAATGCGTCGCGTTTGGCCTCCTGGCGGGGGCGTACTCGACCCGGGGCCCCGGAGGGACCGCGGCGTTCGAGGACGTCGACGGGTTCCGGTCGTTTGCCGCTTCCCGCCTCGAATGA
- a CDS encoding RagB/SusD family nutrient uptake outer membrane protein, with protein sequence MTSQGRPVPRVLFFLILMVAVVGCDGPSNVSPKDRLPPEEVVTSLDGLRAATQGNYNRFVSGGYYHYARHLFYMKEFPGDNVSLSGATTDPLFYSYTLGHKKNQTSASNIWTLGYEAIYGANRVIDEVEAGQSAKRDQLLGENYFLRALVHFQLVNVFGRPYSQGRDNLGVPIAKSPDTDAKAPRSTVGEVYDFVVEDLKRAADLMTREKSNAYASKEVAQALLSRVHLYREDNQKAIDYANKVINSGRYSLIQDSAQYVTWPTRPPEENSQTIFAYKFTEEDNKDFGSIGSMYYTSPSGKGWGEMYASKEYRDLLGQHPEDNRRGFIEAKRDESGNIQERNGYPVYYVKKFTGQGGNVTLSSPVILRLAEMYLNRAEARAKLDRDQKALNDVNKIRKRAGLSGDALYEMRDLGGAQTALDIVLRERRLELAFEGHRPIDLWRNGRDMVRSYPGIHTKTNIAPGLNAATTPATQTIPADHPRVVHFLPEDEVELTGMTQNP encoded by the coding sequence ATGACTTCTCAGGGCCGACCCGTTCCTCGCGTACTGTTTTTCCTCATCCTCATGGTGGCCGTTGTTGGCTGTGATGGGCCCAGCAACGTAAGCCCGAAAGACCGGCTTCCTCCCGAAGAGGTGGTAACCTCGCTCGACGGTCTCAGAGCGGCCACACAGGGCAATTACAACCGCTTTGTGAGCGGAGGCTACTACCATTACGCCCGTCACCTCTTCTACATGAAAGAGTTTCCGGGAGACAACGTCTCGTTGAGTGGTGCGACGACGGATCCGCTGTTTTACTCCTACACCCTCGGGCACAAGAAGAATCAGACCAGTGCCAGCAACATCTGGACCCTGGGATACGAGGCGATCTACGGAGCCAATCGGGTGATCGACGAAGTCGAAGCGGGGCAATCGGCGAAGCGGGATCAGCTGCTGGGAGAAAATTACTTCCTGCGGGCCCTGGTGCACTTTCAACTCGTGAATGTCTTCGGGCGGCCCTACTCGCAGGGACGAGACAATCTTGGCGTCCCCATCGCCAAGTCACCCGATACCGACGCGAAGGCCCCGCGCAGTACCGTCGGAGAGGTGTACGACTTCGTCGTTGAGGACCTGAAGCGGGCGGCAGACCTCATGACACGGGAGAAGTCCAATGCGTATGCCTCAAAAGAGGTGGCCCAGGCACTACTCTCCCGCGTGCACCTGTACCGGGAAGACAACCAGAAGGCCATTGACTACGCAAACAAGGTCATCAATTCGGGGCGATATTCTCTGATCCAAGACTCCGCGCAATATGTAACGTGGCCCACCCGGCCGCCGGAGGAGAATTCGCAGACCATCTTTGCGTACAAGTTTACCGAAGAGGATAACAAAGACTTTGGGTCTATTGGATCGATGTACTACACGAGCCCGTCGGGCAAGGGATGGGGCGAAATGTACGCCTCGAAGGAGTATCGCGATCTCTTGGGCCAGCACCCTGAAGACAATCGCCGCGGGTTCATTGAGGCGAAGCGAGACGAGAGTGGGAATATCCAGGAGCGAAATGGATACCCCGTCTATTACGTCAAAAAGTTCACGGGTCAGGGAGGCAACGTAACGCTGTCCTCCCCTGTGATTCTTCGGCTGGCCGAGATGTATCTCAACCGGGCGGAGGCCCGTGCAAAGCTTGACCGAGACCAGAAAGCCCTCAATGACGTGAACAAGATTCGGAAGCGAGCCGGATTGAGTGGCGACGCGCTCTACGAAATGCGTGACCTGGGTGGGGCCCAGACAGCCCTGGACATCGTGCTGCGCGAGCGCCGCCTCGAACTGGCTTTTGAGGGACACCGGCCCATTGACCTCTGGCGCAACGGGCGGGACATGGTCCGGTCCTACCCCGGCATCCACACCAAAACCAATATCGCGCCCGGCCTGAATGCCGCCACCACCCCCGCAACACAGACCATTCCGGCCGATCACCCGCGTGTGGTCCACTTCCTTCCGGAAGACGAGGTGGAGCTGACCGGCATGACACAAAACCCCTAG
- a CDS encoding SusC/RagA family TonB-linked outer membrane protein codes for MPGEALGQEGGRIEGRVTSTNNGEPLPGANVVAQGSDEGTATGAEGTFSIENVAPGQYTLKASFIGFQAEVREVTVASGETTQVRFALRPSVQNLEETVVVGYTEKSRREITSSVETVGEAELDDVTVNDATSLLQGKSSGLYVTTGSGDPGADPTVRIRGTGSISAGADPLYVVDGTISGGVLPDPSNIKSVTVLKDAAASALYGSRAANGVVLINTKQGERGSETEVSIQASTGFNGKTTGNFSVMDASQLEGLHDQMGSAYADRDFSQNTDWQNLAFRTAMTNSIEASVTGGSENTSFYLSGNVYREEGTLAEDELTRFGGRVNVNHSVTEDFTVDTRLNGRYTDEANNPTGALYEAYTNLPWDAPRSEDGSLRTGRESDWIGRDNTNFLYPLQYNEDKSRQYDFNGTLKLDYSLTSWVSFETTNQVTLQRDDADQYRDIRTQVGGDNDGELFNSYAESTTLLSSSQFSFDRSVGKHSTGGILGFEYENNHYSGFDAEGGGVFPNLRALDVSAEALSVQGTITKSNFISGFSQFNYNYDRTYFASVSFRRDGSSKFGENNRYGNFYSIAGSWALNNEPFLEGRDWVQELKLRASYGTTGNASIGNFVARELYDFAAPYNGEIGARATQQGNPDLTWEIARKTNVGVDLSVFDRVDLSVDAYRRINDDLLQNVPQPSVTGYTSQIQNVGKVRNQGLEVSLSTINLQEGVRWTTDFNIGFNSNEVLELAGGEPVLDVPNANQRLQEGGEIRTWYMRKWAGVDPQTGKPLWEKQITNDQGKVVDTELTSNYNEATLQMLGSASPDFTGGLRNTVEYKGITLSTFFNFVYGNKVYHSARELFDSDGGYLTYNYMELEDDWSRWQEPGDDATHPKPVAGGNSNSNDVSSRYIEDGTYLRLKNVRLSYDLPSAWTRSVNLRSASVYVSGDNLLTFTDFSGMDPEVGLDGVAGTKYPISRKVIFGLGVRF; via the coding sequence ATGCCAGGAGAGGCCTTGGGGCAGGAAGGGGGGCGAATTGAGGGGCGTGTCACGTCCACAAACAATGGGGAGCCGCTGCCGGGGGCCAACGTCGTGGCCCAGGGCAGCGACGAGGGCACGGCCACGGGAGCCGAGGGGACGTTTTCCATCGAGAACGTGGCCCCTGGACAGTACACCCTGAAAGCGTCGTTCATTGGGTTTCAGGCCGAAGTTCGTGAGGTCACCGTTGCCAGTGGGGAGACGACGCAGGTACGTTTCGCTCTTCGGCCGTCCGTGCAAAACCTTGAAGAGACGGTTGTGGTCGGGTACACGGAGAAGTCTCGTCGCGAGATTACGAGCTCGGTGGAGACCGTCGGGGAGGCCGAGTTGGACGACGTGACGGTCAACGACGCGACCAGTTTGCTTCAGGGCAAGAGCTCGGGGCTGTATGTGACGACGGGATCCGGGGACCCCGGAGCAGACCCGACAGTCCGGATTCGCGGGACGGGGTCCATCAGCGCCGGCGCGGATCCGCTCTACGTGGTCGACGGAACCATTTCCGGAGGCGTGCTGCCCGACCCCAGCAACATCAAATCGGTAACGGTTCTCAAGGACGCGGCTGCGAGTGCCCTTTACGGCTCGCGGGCGGCCAACGGCGTGGTGCTTATCAACACGAAGCAGGGGGAGCGGGGCAGTGAGACTGAAGTGAGCATTCAGGCAAGCACAGGCTTCAACGGGAAGACGACGGGCAACTTCAGCGTCATGGACGCTTCCCAGCTGGAAGGGCTTCACGACCAGATGGGATCGGCCTACGCAGACCGAGACTTTAGTCAAAATACGGACTGGCAGAACCTTGCCTTCCGGACGGCCATGACCAACAGCATTGAAGCGTCCGTCACGGGCGGGAGCGAGAACACGTCATTTTATCTGTCCGGCAATGTCTACCGCGAGGAAGGAACCCTTGCGGAAGACGAGTTGACCCGGTTTGGCGGGCGGGTCAACGTCAATCACTCCGTCACGGAGGACTTTACCGTTGACACTCGTCTCAACGGGCGATACACCGACGAAGCAAATAATCCGACGGGGGCGCTCTACGAAGCGTACACGAATCTCCCGTGGGACGCACCTCGATCGGAGGATGGATCCCTCCGTACTGGTCGGGAGAGCGATTGGATTGGGCGGGACAACACGAATTTTCTCTACCCACTTCAGTACAACGAGGACAAAAGCCGGCAGTACGACTTCAACGGCACGCTAAAGCTCGACTACAGCCTCACGTCCTGGGTGTCGTTCGAGACCACGAATCAGGTCACCCTTCAACGAGACGACGCGGATCAGTATCGAGACATTCGGACCCAGGTGGGCGGTGACAACGACGGGGAGCTGTTCAATTCCTACGCGGAGAGCACGACCCTTCTGTCGTCCAGCCAGTTCTCGTTTGATCGGAGTGTGGGAAAGCACAGCACCGGAGGCATTCTCGGGTTTGAGTACGAGAACAATCACTATAGCGGATTTGACGCCGAGGGAGGAGGGGTCTTCCCCAACCTCCGTGCCCTTGACGTGTCGGCCGAGGCCCTGAGCGTCCAGGGCACGATCACGAAAAGCAACTTTATTTCCGGATTTAGCCAGTTCAACTACAACTACGACCGGACCTACTTCGCGTCGGTGTCCTTCCGGCGAGACGGGTCCTCGAAGTTTGGGGAAAACAACCGGTACGGAAACTTCTACTCGATTGCCGGCTCCTGGGCGCTCAACAACGAACCCTTTCTCGAGGGGCGGGACTGGGTTCAAGAGCTCAAGCTTCGGGCCAGTTACGGAACGACGGGGAACGCGAGCATCGGGAATTTCGTCGCGCGGGAGCTCTACGACTTCGCGGCGCCCTACAACGGCGAAATTGGGGCCCGGGCGACCCAGCAAGGCAATCCCGATTTGACCTGGGAGATCGCCCGCAAGACCAACGTCGGCGTCGACCTGAGCGTCTTCGACCGCGTCGACCTCAGCGTGGACGCGTACCGCCGGATCAACGACGACCTGCTTCAGAACGTCCCCCAACCCTCCGTGACCGGGTACACCAGTCAGATTCAAAACGTGGGGAAGGTCCGGAATCAGGGGCTCGAAGTATCGCTTTCGACCATCAATCTCCAAGAGGGCGTCCGCTGGACGACAGACTTCAACATTGGATTCAACAGCAACGAGGTGCTTGAGCTGGCCGGGGGAGAGCCCGTGCTCGACGTGCCCAACGCCAATCAGCGACTGCAGGAGGGCGGAGAAATTCGGACCTGGTACATGCGCAAGTGGGCTGGTGTGGATCCCCAAACCGGAAAGCCCCTGTGGGAAAAGCAGATCACGAACGACCAAGGGAAGGTGGTCGACACCGAGTTGACCAGCAATTACAACGAGGCGACCCTGCAGATGCTCGGCAGCGCCAGTCCCGACTTCACCGGCGGGCTGCGCAACACGGTCGAATACAAAGGCATCACGCTGAGCACGTTCTTCAACTTCGTCTACGGCAACAAGGTCTACCACAGCGCCCGCGAGCTCTTCGATTCCGATGGGGGCTACCTGACCTACAACTACATGGAGCTCGAGGACGATTGGAGCCGCTGGCAGGAGCCGGGGGACGACGCGACCCACCCCAAGCCGGTCGCAGGGGGGAACAGCAACTCGAACGACGTATCGTCCCGGTATATCGAGGACGGGACCTACCTGCGACTGAAGAATGTGCGGCTGTCGTACGACCTCCCGAGTGCGTGGACTCGCTCGGTGAATCTGCGGTCGGCGAGCGTGTACGTGAGCGGCGACAACCTCCTTACGTTCACCGACTTCTCGGGAATGGATCCGGAGGTGGGGCTCGACGGCGTTGCTGGCACAAAATACCCGATTAGTCGAAAGGTGATCTTCGGACTCGGGGTCCGCTTTTAG